A window of Mucilaginibacter robiniae genomic DNA:
ATATAAAGCTTGATGCATAGGCAAATCGGATAAAACGATTGGTAGTATAATGGTTATTATGAAGATAGGTTTGTGTTTAACAATGATTTTGATGCAATATTTGTTATTGATGCACTTATGCTTATTCGGTGCTTTTATGTTGTATTTGCGCTCTGTTAGCACAGGTAAAGTGCTTTATTATTGCTAATGGATGTACTTTTTCTTTTATACAAAAAAAAAGGTACCAAAAAGAAAACTTGCGGCTACGTTCTGTTGCTTTGTAAGGCAGTGCTGTGGCTAATGTTGTGCTACCCGCAACATTCCTGATGCCGCGAAAAGAAGATTGTTTTCGGTTCTGTGGTATAACTATACGAAAGAAACAACAAAGAACGTTATGCTGAATTTGCTTCAGTACCCCACATTCTAGTAAATTGACTAAGTCGATAGTCCATTTACCAATTAGTTGTTCACCTTGCTGATGGTTACCGAAATCAATTCGGCAAATTTCGTATGGTTAAGTTTGTTTTACATCTTTCGTATAGTTTTATACTTTTAATGCTTACTGTTTCTATTCGCTACTGCCACTACTATTCATAATGTCTTGACTCCTGATTTTATATTCTTGACTATCCAATAACCGTCTTCTTCCAGCTTCGGGTGAAAGGTAGGCAGCACAGGTGGGATTGTGCGGCAGGAAGAGGCCTTTTAGACTTTGCAGAAGCTGGGTAAGTGGGTAGCGTAAGCAGGGCAAAGGCTAAGCAGCCTGTGGTGCTGCCTGCCTTTGCAGCGCGGGCCACGTGTGGCAAAGAAGCTTAGGAAGAGACTTGATCTTTGGTTCTTTGTATCAAGACAAAGGACATAATAAAGCTGCAAGGAGCAGGCTAACTTTCACATCATGCAGGAACTTACCAAAGTAACAGAGAGCATAAATCTTTTTAAAAACATAAGCCAAAAAATCTAATATTGCATCCTAGCGTTATACCAACATGCCAACATCTGCAAATCACAAACTCATCATCTATCAACTTCTGCCCCGGTTATTTAGTAATACCAAAACCACTAACAAGTTCTACGGATCAATAGCCGAAAACGGCTGCGGTAAGTTTAACGATATTACCGGAACTGCACTGGCAGGGATTAAAGAATTAGGGTGCACGCACGTTTGGTACACCGGCATTATTGAACATGCAACCATGACAGACTACTCGGCTCATGGTATTCGGCCTGATGATCCGGATGTGGTGAAAGGCCGAGCAGGGTCGCCTTATGCGGTAAAAGATTACTATGATGTAGATCCGGATTTGGCTGTAGATGTACCCAGCCGTATGGTTGAGTTTGAAGCTTTGATTGAGCGTACCCACGCACAGGGCTTGAAGGTGATAATAGATTTTATACCCAACCATATAGCCCGTACCTACCAGTCGGATGCGAAACCAAGTAGTGCGCGTGATATAGGGGAGGATGATGATACCAACCAGGCATTCAGCCCTAAAAACGATTTTTATTACTTGCCTGGTCAGCCTTTCGTGGTACCGCAAGGTTATAACCCAGGCGGTGATGAGCTGGATAGCCCGTTAAAAGATGGCCGGTTTGATGAAAACCCGGCAAAAGCTACCGGCGATGATGCTTTTACGGCTAATCCTTCTATCAACAACTGGTTTGAAACTGTTAAACTAAACTATGGGGTTGATTACCTGAACGGGCATCAAACACATTTCAGTTCACCACCGCCTTTGTGGTATAAATTGCTGGATATTCTCCGCTTCTGGGCTGCCAAAGGAATAGATGCTTTTAGGTGTGATATGATTGAGATGGTGCCGGTTGAATTTTGGGCATGGCTGATTCCGCAAATGAAGCAGCAGTTTCCGAGTTTGCTGTTTATTGGCGAGGCCTATCAAAAAGGGCAATACGCTAACTACTTATTTAGCGGGCAATTTGATTATCTGTACGATAAGGTAGGCTTGTATGATGCAATTAAACGTCTTATCCGTAATGAAGACCATGCCACTACCTGGGATATTAACGCGGTATGGAACTATGATTGCCGCGGTTTTGACGAACGCATGTTACGCTTTATGGAAAACCATGATGAGCAACGCATTGCCTCGCACGATTTTGCTGGTAATGCCTGGTTAGCCATACCGGGCATGATAGTAACAACTACACTGGCTACCGGACCAGTTATGGTTTACTTTGGACAGGAAGTTGGCGAACCCGCTTCAGGAGCCCAGGGCTTTAGTGGGGCAGATGGGCGCACTACTATTTTTGATTATTGGGGCGTACCCGAACATCAAAAGTGGGTTAACGGCGGGCAATTTGATGGTGGTGGTTTATCATCAGAACAAAAGCAGCTACGAAATTTCTACTGCAAGCTGTTAAACATTACGGCACAGCACGAGGCTATTAATCAAGGCGAGTTTTATGAATTGATGCTGGCCAACCAGCACAGCGAAGGTTTTAACGAACGGGTGTACCTATACATGCGATATACTCCTGAGCAGCGCATTTTGGTAGTGGTTAATTTTAACCGTTTTGAGCACCATATTCATGTTCAGTTACCAGCAGATTTGCTAACTAAATTCAACTTGAGCGGCCAGGTTGTAGGCACTGATTTACTGAGCGGTACAGAACATAATATTGCCGATATAGCTCAGGGAATACCGCTTGCGTTGCCGCCAGTTAGCGGTGTTTTGTTGAAATTTTGAGAAATGTTGAGCATTTATATCCATAAAAAAACTGAATTTTAGTTAGTTTAATAGTTAATTTCTTTATACTTTTCGGCAAATGTTTGGGCCTAAGCTATTCACTTGAAAGTTAGCTTGGTAATGGCTCAATCATTAGTAATTAAATTTAGTTATAGTACAACATTATACGCATCTATCGCGTATTCGGCTACATACCCACTAATTAATCTAAATGGAAGATAATATACTATCCACAACAGAGCAGCTTTCACCCAACAATCAGCCTCCTGAGCTTCCAACCAGTAAATTGATTGAACAGGAAGAAGAGATTTTTCACCACGTCAATAACCCTGTTGCTGGTTTAAAGCCTATTGTTAAAAAGTATTTAGGTGCTCCTAATCATGTGGAGCAGCATGGCAACCGTTTTTATTTTACCGATGGCGAAGCTAAGGTTGAAGTAATTGTGGTTACCGATGAGATTATCCGCATCCGTATGGCGCCGCATGGCGTGTTTTTGGAAGAGTTCTCTTATGCAGTGCCTAAGCTGGAAGCTAAAGTTTCTGTTTTTCACCTGTATGA
This region includes:
- a CDS encoding alpha-amylase family glycosyl hydrolase; translation: MPTSANHKLIIYQLLPRLFSNTKTTNKFYGSIAENGCGKFNDITGTALAGIKELGCTHVWYTGIIEHATMTDYSAHGIRPDDPDVVKGRAGSPYAVKDYYDVDPDLAVDVPSRMVEFEALIERTHAQGLKVIIDFIPNHIARTYQSDAKPSSARDIGEDDDTNQAFSPKNDFYYLPGQPFVVPQGYNPGGDELDSPLKDGRFDENPAKATGDDAFTANPSINNWFETVKLNYGVDYLNGHQTHFSSPPPLWYKLLDILRFWAAKGIDAFRCDMIEMVPVEFWAWLIPQMKQQFPSLLFIGEAYQKGQYANYLFSGQFDYLYDKVGLYDAIKRLIRNEDHATTWDINAVWNYDCRGFDERMLRFMENHDEQRIASHDFAGNAWLAIPGMIVTTTLATGPVMVYFGQEVGEPASGAQGFSGADGRTTIFDYWGVPEHQKWVNGGQFDGGGLSSEQKQLRNFYCKLLNITAQHEAINQGEFYELMLANQHSEGFNERVYLYMRYTPEQRILVVVNFNRFEHHIHVQLPADLLTKFNLSGQVVGTDLLSGTEHNIADIAQGIPLALPPVSGVLLKF